The window AGGCCACGCGAGAGTCTGGCGGCGGTTGTGGCGTTGACACGAGTGGAGGCCggtggcggcacggcggccatggcgctggGAGGCCACGTGGCAGGCTGGTGGCAGTCACTGCATCGACAAAGGGGAGGCCggtggcggcacggcggccatggcgttgGGAGGCCGCGCGGGAGGCTGGCGGCGGTCACTGCACCGACGAAGGGGAGGCCGATGGCAGCACCCGAAGCGAGGGAAGGAGAGGGCGATGCGGCGGCTGCGGCACAGGGAGGCCACGTGGGCGGCCGCGGAATCGACGCGAgggaaggacggcggcggcaaggcggcAATGTGTGGGGAGAGAGAAGAACGGGAGATGAGGCCCGCAGGTGGCCTGGGCGGCTGGGCCTGGGATGGATTGGAAAACTAGAGTTGGTGAGAGAGATTGGAAAACTAGTGTTGAGGAGAATATAGTAGGCTTGGACTGTGCCGACCTTCCGTGCCGCTCATCGGGCCGATCGGGCCTTCTATTTCGGATCGTGCTTGAACATGTCCAGAGGGTGGACATATAAGCCCAAGCACGGCCCAACTATTGGGCACATGCCGTCCGAGGCCCAAAAATCCTCGTGCCTAGGCTGTGCTTGGGTTGGGCCAAATAGGGTCGGGCCTCGTGCCCCATGGGCTTCAGGCCTTTTGGCCAACTATATCCATAACATCATCCGACAACCCCTACAGACTATCTCCACCACCATGATAAAAAGTCAGTTTTGTTTTAGGATGGAGAAGATTAAGACACGTAACAATGGCTGTTTTCGCTCCTTTGGCTCAAGGTGATGTTCCAAAATAAAGCGTTTGTTTTGTTTGATCGAGAAAAAGGCAATAATgatcatgtcaaaaaaaaagtaaaagataAAAAGGCAATGATGATTTTAGACTGGTGTGCAGGACCGGCGGATAGCTATCAGCCTGACAATTGCAGCAAGGCATGTGGTTGCACGCAACACTGAGGAAAGGAAGACTCACCAATTTACATCAacaattgattttttttggcATATTCTCCTTTCTTGTAAATTCAATATCTCACTCAGCTAGTAGTAGATTTTCACCATAACTAATGTACTTTATTATATTTAAATTTCTACCGCTACTCGAATTTTCTTTTGATTAGATGTGTtgcagtattttttttcttttaaaattgTAGTTACATTGCAGTAGAACGACCATGATTTTGTCAAAGCTCTAGCCTCAAGATGAGACACACTCACACAGAGGAAAAGGAGGGCCGAACAGTTATTTGGGCTGCCCGCGTCTGTGAGCCCTGTTTTGTTTGTTAATGCCTTAATGGGCCGAGTCCAGTTATTAACggtcctccgcctccgctccaGTCCTTCGTCGCCCCGTACGTTGGCCGCGTATGAGCTAACCAGGCTCCCGGGGTGCAAGGCTCCGGTTACCTGGCCTAGATAGCTGGCCTGCATCGCGGGATGCAAAAAAGCACCCCGAGTCAGGCTGCTCAGATACGCTCGAAATCATCATTTCCTCGAAACCAGGTTCTGAAGGTGCGACGGCGCCCGCTCAGATGCATCTCATTGCCTGTAAATACAATTGGATACTCAATGGTGACATGCAACCAAACACCATCTTCCGAGAACTTGGGTGAGCTGGGAAGGGAACCAATCAGCATGACCCTCTTGCATGCCCAGAAGCTGGCCCTAGCCGGTCTGGCTCTCAGGTGCGAGCCAGGTTCTACACAACCAATCAGACCCTGAGCGCAGTCGCGCAGAGCGGGAGGAGGCGCCGTGCGCGTGCGCaccagggcggcggccggcgggcgcacCGCAGATCGCACGGCGCATTGTGGTCACTTTCTTACTTTTGTACAAAACACTCTTCAGAAACACAGTTAGTTTCTGACAGTTTCCAGCATCTCATATTTTTGTGAGTGCCAGATCAGGAAGGCAACTTCCAGATTATTGCAAGAGCACAATGGTCCATGGCCAACAAAAGAGGCACTGAGGCAAACACATAAAAGGGCCTCCATAGGCCCAGGAGTTCGAATATTCAATCAGACAGAAAATGGTAACCTTTAGTACATTAGCTGCAATCGCCTACCAAATCACAATCTTTTTCTAATGCTGCCATGGCAGCGTCGGGAGTCGAAACTACCATTAGGAAACTCAGACCTAATTAACGACAAATAACTGGATCAGCCAGCAATCATAGGCACAATAACATATAACCAAATGATTTGTTTATAGGCCTATGTTCAGGATCATCATGCTATGCCTTAGCTGTATCATCTTTTAGCTACTTTAAGGTGGATCGTTGTTGCCGCTGCTCTTCAGGAGGCTCTTCGTCTTGCCCCTGAGGCTGCTGCCACATATACGTAACCGGATGACCCTGCTGGTCACCATATATCATTCCACCTCCTGGTGGCATCTGTTGTGCTGTCATATAGTAATATGGTGGATAGCTATCAGTCGGCGCCCCCACAGCAGGCGGCAAGCCAACCCTTTGAAGCCCAAGTCCCTCTTCTTTCATTTCATCCCTAGGAATTATGTCCACCAGGAAGTCATATATGTCAGTCCTAGTGATGGCAGCTGCAATGTCATTCTTCTGTAAGGTCCGGCGCTTGTTCTCTTCTGTGTGCATCCATGATCTCAATGTCAGCTCCAATATGAATACCTCACATGCCTTCGCAAACACAACAGGAGCTTCTGCAGAGATCATCCGCACATCCTCATCAGCCTTCATTATCTTCTTTATCCTTGCAAGTGGCAAGGTGTGGTTCTTGAAGTCAGTTGTCTGCTCGATCTCATCCATCTGGGTAGTCCAGAACTCTCtgagctgctgctgttgctgttgctgcagTTGTTGATGAAATTGCTGAGCTTGTTGGTAAACCATCTGGTGCTGAGCGCTGAGTTGAGCTGGATTGGGGAATGGTGCTGCTGGCTGTGAGCCAGGAGGAACAACAGCAGGAGCTCCAGGTACCATCGCTGGAGGCGCATaggcagcggcagcaggatAAGCTTGTGATCCAGCAGTAGCAACACCCATCACAGGCTGTGGCTGTGAGGATGGTTCCATGGAAGATCTTGTTTGTCCAAAATAAATAATCGTCCTGACCTTTGGAAAACAATTACAAATTTGATCAGTTAATATTTTTTCATCCAGATCAACCAGAAAGATTACAAAATTACAGGTTATAATAACAATTGTAAAAGATAAAAGCCATATTGCAGGTTATAAAACTATTGAAATTCTCAAATCAACATAGATGAACTGGGATGCCTTTTACTCCActtgaatgcagcaaataatcCGACTGAAGAACAAAAAGATGCTTGCTTGCAAAATGTCATCTTAAGGACAAATTCATCTTATCAACTGCATTGGTTCTAGCTCATGAAGATAACATTTCATCCTGATGGTTGATATCAAATATCGCAAACACAAAGAAACCGAACGAACATAAATACATGAATACTCAGAACAAGTGAAATCACAAGGGACTTATCATcataaaatacaaagaaaacaaTACACAGTAAAGCAGACAAGAATCAATAAAAATCAGAACCCCTATTAACTTGTTGTTAACTCCCTATAATGCATGACAGGAAGGCAAAATTACCTTTCATGTTCCCATTTTCAATAATCTAAAAGTTGGTATTTGCACAACCAGCGAGCCCCTGCCAGTATTGGTC is drawn from Panicum virgatum strain AP13 chromosome 1N, P.virgatum_v5, whole genome shotgun sequence and contains these coding sequences:
- the LOC120654772 gene encoding nuclear transcription factor Y subunit C-4-like, yielding MEPSSQPQPVMGVATAGSQAYPAAAAYAPPAMVPGAPAVVPPGSQPAAPFPNPAQLSAQHQMVYQQAQQFHQQLQQQQQQQLREFWTTQMDEIEQTTDFKNHTLPLARIKKIMKADEDVRMISAEAPVVFAKACEVFILELTLRSWMHTEENKRRTLQKNDIAAAITRTDIYDFLVDIIPRDEMKEEGLGLQRVGLPPAVGAPTDSYPPYYYMTAQQMPPGGGMIYGDQQGHPVTYMWQQPQGQDEEPPEEQRQQRSTLK